CGCCCACTGCACGTACTTGTTCTGCTCGAGGTAGTACCAGTTGGCTTTGAGGATCGTGAAGATGGTCTGGGTGGATGCGTAGGTGGGAAATCCCTTCCACAGCACCAGAATATCGAGAGTGTCGAGTCCCGGATTCTCCAGCGCGATGTTGGCGGCAATCTCACCGGTCGTGTACATCTGCGCAATACCGGGTGAGAGCAACAGACCCTTTTCTTGGTATTTGTCGCCGAACTTCTCCTGAACGTCGAGAACCCAGTCCTGCTCGCCGGTGGTGTCCATGTAGTGGCAGCCGGCGTTGAGCGCCGCCTCTACTACGGTGCCACCCAACTTGATGAACGGGCCAACCATGTTGCTGACTACCTGTGCGCCGGTGAACAGTTCGGTCAATGCTTCCACCGTGTGCTCCACCTCGACCACTTCGTGATCAACAGTGTCGAGGCCGGGAATCTTGTCGAGCACTTCTTGGATGCGTGCGGCATCTCGGCCGGCGGCGATGAACGGAATGTTGAACTCTCGCAGGTATTCACACACGAGGCGTCCTGTGTACCCGGAAACGCCGTAGACGACGACTGGCTTCTTGTCAGACATGGTGGTTGAACCTTTCGAAGTTGGGGTCGAGCCGAAAATGACTGTGTGGGTTACATACCCATGCCGCCGTCGACGGGCAGGCCGATACCGGTAATGAAGCGTGCAGCATCCGAGGCCAGGAAGACGACGGCGTCCGCCATGTCGTTGACTTCACCGAGACGTCCGAGTGGCGTGAGCCCGATGACGTCGCCCACGGCCGCCTCCGCGCTGGGCCACAAACCGAGCTTTTCCATGTCAGACGCGAGACCCAGACCCATCTCTGTCGCGACAAGTCCCGGATAGACACAGTTCACGCGTACTCCGTAGCCAAGCTTGCCGGACTCCGTCGCAGCAACGCGGGTAAAGCGGTCGACGGCGGACTTGGTGGCCGAGTATCCACTGATGCCGGGAAACGGAATCGTCGCGGCAACCGACGAGATGTTGATGATGGACCCGCCGCCACCCGCTATCCCACCAGGCCGCATGCTGCGCAAACCGTGTTTGGTGCCGAGCGCAGTGCCGAGAATGTTCACCTCACACATCCGTCGGATGTCATCCGCGTCCAGGTCCACCACCAGTGAAGAAATTTCAATGCCCGCATTGTTGACGAGGATGTCGAAACCGCCCAGGGTTTCCGCGGTGGCAGCGACCGCGTCAGCCCAGTTGGCGTCGTCGGTGACGTCGAGCCGGACGAAGCCGGTCTTGGCTCCGCCGGAACCGACGGCTTCCGCGGTTGCCCGGCCCTCGTCTTCGAGAACGTCGCCGATCATCACCGACGCTCCCGCCTGTGCCAACGCTTCCGCCATTCCAGCACCGAGACCCTTGGCGCCGCCTGTGACCAGTGCTTTTCGTCCCTCGAGATCAAACACGCTCATTTTTCACTGCCTCCATGACTGAAATGAATCTCGCGATGCCACCGTTCACAGCAACGCTGCCAAGTGGCGTGAGTCACAGAGTATTCAACTTTGGACGAGTGTCAAGAGAAATCTTGACGACTGTCAAGATTTTGTTACACGATCGTCAAAGAGCAGGGACTACACTGTGTCCAGCAGCCGGTCATACTGATGGAACAATTCGCAGGAACAGGACGTAACGCCGTGACAACCACCGTCGAGAATGCAAGTGGGACAACTAAAAAGAGTTCCCCGAGCAACGCCGACAAGGTCTCACGTCGGCAGGTCGACAAGTTCTCCGAGCGACGCGATCAGTTGGCCGAAGCAGCGTTGCAAACGCTCGCCGAACTCGGCTACGCGCGTACGAGCCTGCGCGAAATCGCCCAGAACTCCGAGTTTTCCCACGGCGTCCTGCACTACTACTTCAGCGACAAAGTCGACCTCATCACGCACTGCGTGCGCCACTACAAGGCGCGCTGCGTCACCCGCTACGACGGCATAGTCTCGACCGCTCAGACACCCGA
The nucleotide sequence above comes from Rhodococcus sp. KBS0724. Encoded proteins:
- a CDS encoding SDR family NAD(P)-dependent oxidoreductase gives rise to the protein MSVFDLEGRKALVTGGAKGLGAGMAEALAQAGASVMIGDVLEDEGRATAEAVGSGGAKTGFVRLDVTDDANWADAVAATAETLGGFDILVNNAGIEISSLVVDLDADDIRRMCEVNILGTALGTKHGLRSMRPGGIAGGGGSIINISSVAATIPFPGISGYSATKSAVDRFTRVAATESGKLGYGVRVNCVYPGLVATEMGLGLASDMEKLGLWPSAEAAVGDVIGLTPLGRLGEVNDMADAVVFLASDAARFITGIGLPVDGGMGM
- a CDS encoding DUF5938 domain-containing protein, translating into MSDKKPVVVYGVSGYTGRLVCEYLREFNIPFIAAGRDAARIQEVLDKIPGLDTVDHEVVEVEHTVEALTELFTGAQVVSNMVGPFIKLGGTVVEAALNAGCHYMDTTGEQDWVLDVQEKFGDKYQEKGLLLSPGIAQMYTTGEIAANIALENPGLDTLDILVLWKGFPTYASTQTIFTILKANWYYLEQNKYVQWAPGSTFDVVVPGQHETALALPWGGTCHPVWFKNDPRVSNVKAAGGVFDRSVMEGVVATQKMVEEQIKTLPADQQEAALAEIAGSVQAGMPPRENPRINTSMDSVYASGPLGRAHVVIHGNCNYKQTGLLQAYAAHSLLQQPPKRVGLASACQAFGHRELLGALRSFGLALEPEITINT
- a CDS encoding TetR/AcrR family transcriptional regulator; the encoded protein is MEQFAGTGRNAVTTTVENASGTTKKSSPSNADKVSRRQVDKFSERRDQLAEAALQTLAELGYARTSLREIAQNSEFSHGVLHYYFSDKVDLITHCVRHYKARCVTRYDGIVSTAQTPEELRAGFGAILAETMLNEATMHRLWYDLRAQSLFEESFRADVAAIDASLENMIWRIVSRYAELLDTEPTITPSAMYGVFDGLFQQSLLRHFSGDESAATDLSDTVQSILVQVVPTPHA